The Lentzea guizhouensis genome contains a region encoding:
- a CDS encoding 1-deoxy-D-xylulose-5-phosphate synthase — MALLETVHDPARLRELTTDELVRLAGEIRAFLVDRVSASGGHLGPNLGVVELTIALHTVFNSPRDRLLWDTGHQSYVHKILTGRQAGFDRLRRTGGVSGYPSQEESEHDLVENSHASTALSYADGLARADSHLGRRDRATVAVIGDGAMTGGMAWEALNNIAGGPERPLVIVLNDNQRSYAPTVGGLAEHLADLRTGHGPNVFEQLGLLYVGPVDGHDIRAVQDALRRAVALDGPVVVHVITAKGKGFPHTEGNELDLGHAVKPMDPDTGLALKASPPSFTSVFGEKLVELAERRADLVAITAAMAEPTGLLPLQRKHPDRVIDVGIAEQHAVTMAAGLSMGGVHPVVAIYSTFVNRALDQLLMDVALHRRPVTFVLDRSGVTGDDGPSHNGMWDLSVLQVVPGLRIAAPRDGTRLAELLEEAVAWQEGPTLLRFPKGPVGDDLPAVARFDGMDVLCRSGSLDVLVIAVGALAGLALTVAETLLAQGIGVTVVDPRWVTPVNPALAGLARRHRLAITVEDNSRVGGVGSAIGQSLRDDDVPTPLREFGIPRRFLSHGSRAEVLAACGLTAQDISRSVVELLTPVDDPWSVLSGDER; from the coding sequence ATGGCGCTGCTGGAAACCGTGCACGACCCGGCGCGGCTGCGTGAGCTGACCACCGACGAGCTCGTGCGGCTCGCCGGGGAGATCCGCGCGTTCCTGGTCGACCGGGTCTCGGCCTCCGGAGGCCACCTCGGGCCCAACCTCGGCGTGGTGGAGCTGACCATCGCACTGCACACCGTCTTCAACTCGCCGCGCGACCGGCTGCTGTGGGACACCGGCCACCAGTCGTACGTGCACAAGATCCTGACCGGCCGGCAGGCCGGGTTCGACCGGCTGCGCAGGACCGGTGGCGTGTCCGGTTATCCGTCGCAGGAGGAGTCCGAGCACGACCTGGTGGAGAACTCGCACGCGTCGACCGCACTGTCCTACGCGGACGGTCTGGCGCGCGCCGACTCCCACCTCGGCCGGCGCGACCGGGCGACCGTCGCGGTCATCGGCGACGGCGCGATGACCGGCGGCATGGCGTGGGAGGCGCTCAACAACATCGCGGGCGGGCCCGAGCGGCCGCTCGTGATCGTGCTGAACGACAACCAGCGCTCCTACGCGCCGACCGTCGGCGGGCTGGCCGAGCACCTGGCCGACCTGCGCACCGGGCACGGGCCGAACGTGTTCGAACAGCTCGGGCTCCTGTACGTCGGCCCGGTCGACGGGCACGACATCCGCGCGGTCCAAGACGCCCTGCGCCGTGCCGTCGCGCTGGACGGGCCGGTGGTCGTGCACGTGATCACGGCCAAGGGCAAGGGCTTCCCGCACACCGAGGGCAACGAGCTCGACCTGGGGCACGCCGTCAAACCGATGGACCCGGACACCGGGCTGGCGTTGAAGGCGTCTCCCCCGTCGTTCACGTCGGTGTTCGGCGAGAAGCTGGTCGAGCTGGCCGAGCGGCGCGCCGACCTGGTGGCGATCACGGCCGCGATGGCCGAGCCGACCGGCCTGCTGCCGTTGCAGCGCAAGCATCCTGATCGGGTGATCGACGTCGGCATCGCCGAGCAGCACGCGGTCACGATGGCCGCCGGGCTGTCCATGGGCGGCGTGCACCCGGTGGTGGCCATCTACTCCACGTTCGTCAACCGCGCGCTCGACCAGCTGCTCATGGACGTCGCGCTGCACCGCCGCCCGGTGACGTTCGTGCTCGACCGGTCCGGGGTGACCGGCGACGACGGGCCGAGCCACAACGGCATGTGGGACCTGTCGGTGCTGCAGGTGGTGCCGGGGCTGCGGATCGCGGCGCCGCGCGACGGCACCCGGCTGGCCGAGCTGCTGGAGGAGGCGGTGGCGTGGCAGGAGGGTCCGACGCTGCTGCGGTTCCCCAAGGGGCCGGTCGGTGACGACCTGCCTGCCGTCGCCAGGTTCGACGGGATGGACGTGCTGTGCCGTTCCGGTTCGCTGGACGTGCTGGTCATCGCGGTCGGCGCGCTGGCGGGCCTCGCGCTCACGGTCGCGGAGACCTTGCTGGCGCAGGGCATCGGGGTGACGGTGGTGGACCCGCGCTGGGTCACCCCGGTCAACCCCGCGCTGGCCGGCCTGGCCCGCCGTCACCGGCTCGCGATCACGGTCGAGGACAACAGCCGTGTCGGTGGTGTCGGTTCCGCGATCGGGCAGTCGTTGCGGGACGACGACGTTCCCACGCCGTTGCGGGAGTTCGGCATCCCCCGGCGGTTCCTCAGCCACGGCTCCCGCGCCGAGGTGCTCGCCGCCTGCGGGCTGACCGCGCAGGACATCTCCCGCTCCGTGGTGGAGCTGCTCACGCCGGTCGACGACCCCTGGTCCGTCCTGTCAGGAGACGAACGATGA
- the ispG gene encoding flavodoxin-dependent (E)-4-hydroxy-3-methylbut-2-enyl-diphosphate synthase, giving the protein MTVNLGMPAVPLTVATRRTSRKIMVGGVPVGGDAPVSVQSMTTTPTADVDATLQQIAELTAAGCEIVRVAVPSADDAAALPAIARKSQIPVIADIHFQPKYVFAAIDAGCAAVRVNPGNIRQFDDQVGAIARAAGDAGIPIRIGVNAGSLDKRLLDKHGGVTPEALVESALWECSLFEEHGYTDLKISVKHHDPVVMIEAYRRLAARCDYPLHLGVTEAGPRFQGTIKSSVAFGALLAEGIGDTIRVSLSAPPVEEVKVGNQILESLGLRPRGLDIVSCPSCGRAQVDVHTLAEQVTAALEGFPVPLRVAVMGCVVNGPGEAREADLGVASGNGKGQIFVKGEVIRTVPESQIVETLLAEAVRIAEEMGVDVEA; this is encoded by the coding sequence ATGACCGTCAACCTCGGCATGCCCGCGGTTCCGCTGACGGTGGCCACGCGGCGGACCTCCCGCAAGATCATGGTGGGCGGTGTGCCGGTCGGCGGTGACGCGCCGGTGTCGGTGCAGTCGATGACGACCACGCCCACCGCGGACGTCGACGCCACCCTGCAGCAGATCGCCGAGCTCACCGCGGCCGGCTGCGAGATCGTCCGGGTCGCCGTGCCGTCGGCGGACGACGCGGCCGCGCTGCCGGCGATCGCCCGCAAGTCGCAGATCCCGGTGATCGCCGACATCCACTTCCAGCCGAAGTACGTGTTCGCCGCGATCGACGCCGGCTGCGCCGCGGTGCGGGTCAACCCCGGCAACATCCGCCAGTTCGACGACCAGGTCGGCGCCATCGCCCGTGCGGCGGGCGACGCGGGCATCCCGATCAGGATCGGCGTCAACGCCGGGTCGCTGGACAAGCGGCTGCTCGACAAGCACGGCGGTGTCACCCCGGAGGCGCTGGTCGAGTCGGCGTTGTGGGAGTGCTCGTTGTTCGAGGAGCACGGCTACACCGACCTGAAGATCTCGGTGAAGCACCACGACCCGGTGGTGATGATCGAGGCGTACCGCAGGCTCGCCGCCCGGTGCGACTACCCGCTGCACCTCGGCGTCACCGAGGCGGGACCGCGGTTCCAGGGCACCATCAAGTCGTCCGTGGCGTTCGGCGCCTTGCTGGCGGAGGGCATCGGCGACACCATCCGGGTGTCGCTGTCCGCACCGCCGGTGGAGGAGGTCAAGGTGGGCAACCAGATCCTGGAGTCGCTCGGGCTGCGGCCGCGGGGGCTCGACATCGTGTCGTGCCCGTCCTGCGGGCGGGCCCAGGTCGACGTGCACACCCTGGCCGAACAGGTCACCGCGGCGCTGGAGGGGTTCCCGGTGCCGTTGCGGGTGGCGGTGATGGGCTGCGTCGTCAACGGGCCCGGCGAGGCCCGCGAGGCCGACCTCGGCGTGGCCTCCGGCAACGGCAAGGGCCAGATCTTCGTCAAGGGAGAGGTGATCCGCACGGTTCCCGAGTCGCAGATCGTGGAGACCCTGCTGGCCGAGGCGGTCCGCATCGCCGAGGAGATGGGTGTGGACGTCGAGGCATGA
- a CDS encoding LuxR C-terminal-related transcriptional regulator, translating to MYNGQNDMQNCTHRHQDCYTLSSVQAKILEGVAAGFSSGRLSRELYLSSKTIDYHVRVMSDKLQAPNRVALVSRAFVLEILRTDSWPPRVACDTVD from the coding sequence ATGTACAACGGGCAGAACGACATGCAGAACTGCACGCACCGCCACCAGGACTGCTACACGCTCAGCTCCGTCCAGGCCAAGATCCTGGAGGGGGTCGCGGCCGGCTTCTCCAGCGGGCGGCTGTCGAGGGAGCTGTACCTCAGCTCGAAGACGATCGACTACCACGTCCGCGTGATGTCCGACAAGCTGCAGGCGCCGAACCGGGTCGCGCTGGTGTCGCGGGCGTTCGTGCTGGAGATCCTGCGCACGGACTCGTGGCCCCCTCGGGTCGCGTGCGACACCGTGGACTGA